One bacterium HR17 genomic window, CAATGTCGGGGCGATGTTCCGCACGGCAGAATGCGCTTACATCGCCAAGTTGGTGTTGTGTGGGATCACCGCTCGCCCGCCCCACCGTAAGGTGGAAAAGACTGCATTGGGCACGACGCAACGGGTGCCGTGGGAATACTTCGCCGACACGCTGGACGCCGTGCGCCACTTGAAGGAACACGGTTGGACAGTGGCGGCGTTAGAAATCACCGACGAGAGCGTGCCTATCCAAACGGTGCAACGGACACATTTCCCGTTGGCGCTGGTCATCGGCAACGAAGTGACGGGTGTAGATGACCGCGTGCTAGCGGCATCTGACATAGTGCTGGAAATCCCGCAATTTGGCGAGAAGGAGTCCCTCAATGTCGCCGTCGCCTTTGGAGTCGCTCTCTATTTGCTGCTGGAAAAGGTGCGGTGAACGGATCGGAGGGCGGGCACTCCCGTGCGCTGCCGAAAAGTTGTGGGATGCACCGGGGGCAATGCCCTCCGAAACTACCACCCGCGCACTTGCAGCAATTCGGCTTCCGAGAGCGTGCGGACATCGACACCGCGCATCGGTTCGCCCAAGCCCCGCGAGATCTCTGCAAGGATTTCGGGTTGGTCGTAGTAAGTCACGGCGTCCACGATGGCTTTGGCGCGCTTGTAAGGGTCGCTGCTCTTGAAGATGCCGCTGCCGACAAAGACGGCTTCTGCTCCCAGCCGCATCATCAACGCGGCGTCGGCGGGCGTCGCGATGCCGCCCGCAGCGAAGTTCGGGACTGGCAAGCGTCCATGCTCGTGCACCCATTTGACCAATTCGTAAGGCGCCCCCAAGTTTTTGGCGACGGTGACCAGTTCCTCTTCGGGCAGACTTTGAATGCGCCGAATTTCGTCCATAATTTTGCGCATGTGGCGGACGGCTTCCACGACATTGCCCGTGCCCGCCTCACCTTTCGTGCGGATCATCGCTGCGCCTTCGGCGATACGGCGTAGCGCTTCACCCAGATCGCGCGCTCCGCACACAAACGGCACTTTGAAGGTGTGCTTGTTGATGTGGAACTGCTCATCGGCAGGTGTGAGGACTTCGCTTTCGTCAATGAAATCCACGCCCAGCGCCTCCAAAATTTCGGCTTCCACAAAGTGCCCGATGCGGCACTTTGCCATGACGGGGATGGTCACGGCGTCCATGATTTCCAGAATTTTTTCGGGGTCTGCCATGCGGGCGACACCGCCTTCTTTACGGATGTCCGCGGGCACCCGCTCCAATGCCATCACCGCGACAGCGCCTGCCTCCTCGGCGATACGCGCTTGCTCGGCGTTCGTCACATCCATGATGACGCCGCCCCGCAACATCTCCGCCAATCCGACTTTCACGCGCCATGTTCCCCAGATGCGTTCGTCGGTCCAGATGGGACGCTCTTGGGTCATCGCTGGGTCCCTCCTGTCGGGTTGCCGCTGACTTCTTCTCAAGCGCTTTTTGATGATAGCACGGAGCGCCAAAATTGTGTCGGCGCAACCATGCGTGAGGTGACGGAAATGCCTTGGCGCAAAGGTGCTGTGGAGCCAGCGATGAAGGAAGTGCCTGAATTTGCTGTGCCTGAAGGGTTTCGGTCGGGGTTCGCCGTTTTGTGGGGTAAACCCAATGTCGGCAAGTCCACGCTGCTGAACCGCTTGGTCGGCGAAAAAATCGCCATCGTCTCCCCCAAACCGCAAACGACGCGCAATCGCATCGTCGGTGTCGTGGAGACCGAAAACGCCCAAGTCGTGTTGCTGGACACCCCCGGCGTTCACCACCCTCAACACAAACTGGGCGAGTATCTTGTCGCCGAAGCACGGGCGGCGTTGGAAACCGCCGATGTCGTCCTGTTCATGGTGGACGCAACGGAGCCTCCTACGCCCGACGACGAACGCGCTGCTGAGTTGCTCAACAGTTTGTTGCGGGACGCGCCCCGCCCGGTGTTGCTGGTCATCAATAAGATAGACGCCGTTTCGCCCGCCGTTTTACAGGAACGCAAATTGCTCTACGAAACGCTGGGCAATTACGATGAGACCGTGACCATTTCGGCATTGACAGGGGAAGGGGTGCCGTTGCTGTTGCGCAAAATCATCGACCGCTTGCCCGAAGGTCCGCCCTACTACCCGCTGGGCACACTGACCGACCAACCTGAGAAACTGCCGATCGCCGAAGCCATCCGCGAAGCCGTCCTGCACTACACGCACGAGGAAGTCCCGCA contains:
- the trmH_2 gene encoding tRNA (guanosine(18)-2'-O)-methyltransferase, with translation MRKLVGAERIERWAKYRPPHRFPIAAVLDNIRSAYNVGAMFRTAECAYIAKLVLCGITARPPHRKVEKTALGTTQRVPWEYFADTLDAVRHLKEHGWTVAALEITDESVPIQTVQRTHFPLALVIGNEVTGVDDRVLAASDIVLEIPQFGEKESLNVAVAFGVALYLLLEKVR
- the pdxS gene encoding Pyridoxal 5'-phosphate synthase subunit PdxS; protein product: MTQERPIWTDERIWGTWRVKVGLAEMLRGGVIMDVTNAEQARIAEEAGAVAVMALERVPADIRKEGGVARMADPEKILEIMDAVTIPVMAKCRIGHFVEAEILEALGVDFIDESEVLTPADEQFHINKHTFKVPFVCGARDLGEALRRIAEGAAMIRTKGEAGTGNVVEAVRHMRKIMDEIRRIQSLPEEELVTVAKNLGAPYELVKWVHEHGRLPVPNFAAGGIATPADAALMMRLGAEAVFVGSGIFKSSDPYKRAKAIVDAVTYYDQPEILAEISRGLGEPMRGVDVRTLSEAELLQVRGW
- the era gene encoding GTPase Era, whose amino-acid sequence is MKEVPEFAVPEGFRSGFAVLWGKPNVGKSTLLNRLVGEKIAIVSPKPQTTRNRIVGVVETENAQVVLLDTPGVHHPQHKLGEYLVAEARAALETADVVLFMVDATEPPTPDDERAAELLNSLLRDAPRPVLLVINKIDAVSPAVLQERKLLYETLGNYDETVTISALTGEGVPLLLRKIIDRLPEGPPYYPLGTLTDQPEKLPIAEAIREAVLHYTHEEVPHAVAVVVDELEHRSDRLAYVRATIFVEKESQKGIIIGHGGQMLKKIGMRARQDIERWLGKKVFLELWVKVAKNWRKDENALRRFGYFVRR